The Elaeis guineensis isolate ETL-2024a chromosome 3, EG11, whole genome shotgun sequence region CGCTCCAGTGGCTCCCAGGTTCCACCTGGCCGTAGTCTTGGAGGACAGCATGCTTGTCTCTGCCCACATGACTAGACCCCAGTTGTGATGGCTTCACTTGCAGTATTGCTCACCCCCCCTCCCCATCTCTGCCACTGCCACTCCCAGCCTGTAACCCATAGGCATCAATAATAGGCAATGGAATCTGTGGACATGGAACTCCATTGGCCATCCGGTATGTCAAAGATCGTTCAACAAAAGGTGGTGATCCCCCCGTGCCATGTGGGCTTGTTAATTGCACTGAGAGCGCACACATGGGGGCGGTGCCGATGCCGGCCCTCGCTGGAATCTCGAAAAGGGTTGGATCTATCGGGTGGTCGAGGACGAATCCTAGTGCTTGGATTGGCTAATCCTGGCTTGGGAGACCCGGAACTTTTTAGAGGAGGATGCAAACTTCTCCGCTAGGGGGATGTCATCACTTCCAACTCTCCGGAATCTCAGGGCTCGTTGAAAAAGTTTCAGTGGTGGTGATGCCACTGAAGTGCCACTCCCTCCGCTTTCGGGCTCCATGGATCCATAATGGTGAATTGCTGCCAGGACTGGAAGGAACCCATACGGGTTGCGAGGCCCCACGAGGGCTCACGAATCACGCAACAAGTGAACAGGGATACGGTGGCTGCTTTGCTCTTGGATGCTTGTCCCTTGCAAGTCAACCTGGCTGGTAGGTGGGCAGGGCAGCTTCCGTAGTTTGGGACCAGGGAAGTATCGATGGGCTTATAGCCCATGGTCAATGTTCGGCTGTTGCGACTTGGATGGGCTTTTCCCGTGGGCGCATCCATGTTTGTTCCAATGCTCATAGTTGTTTTACCagcactttttttaaaaaaaaaaattatgacgggGGATTGAATGAGTCTTATTATGAGCCTAGATGCAAAATTGTCAGGCTTAACTGTCAAATAGGATATTGGAAATTGAGCTTTTCTATCCCGTTTTTAAATGTTCTCTTGGCATATCAAAAGCTAGCCGAAGTTCGACTGGCCCAGATTGGAACGGGCTTAGGTTTTGAAGGTCCAGCGGTCCAAGCTAGGTTTGCGAGTCCACCGCTATGAGACAAGCTGTTGGCACGTAGACGTTGAAACTTCTCAGGCAAGAGACGACAAACAATTATTTGTAGCCTAAACAACTTTTGCAGCCTGGAGCAGGGCTGCTGGTAACGCAGCCAGTGGGAACTCCATGCTTCGTTAACGATTCCTAGGGACCGTAATATGACTTTGTCATAGGTTAGCAAAAGCCGGCCAGTGTTTAGGGCTTTTGATGCgagcttgatcatattttggctGCCAATGTGGCTTGTTCTGGTGCATGTTCGGAGCCTTTATGACCTGTTTTTGTTTCACGCTCAAAAGAAAGGTAAAACCACGACCTCCTGCTCCTATAGGCAGCATCGACTGGAATCCATGGTGGTTGCACAAGTGAAGGATGAAGATTGGGACAGGTTACTAGGTGGCAACCAGATGTTTATACTGCGCGTTACCACTGTGGTAGTTACTAAAAGTCTAGAATGGGTTGCGTGTGGTTCACGCACGTCCTGTAATGTTAAGGCCCAGAAACCtggataaaaaataataatatctagcCCGTGGGCCAGCCCATGTACATGCCCGTGCTAACGAACCACTGTTGCCGAGAGCTAGGCCAGAGGGGTTTCCCTGTTCCTAGGTCTCTGCTTTACGCTACCGGGATAAGCTTTGGCGAGCTAGGCTAGAGTCTGAGCAAGCGATCTTTTGGAGGTCAACAACGGtcgactttaaaaataaaattaggggcCGAGAAAGAACTCAATAAATAATGGTATTCGAGGTCAGACTTAGGACAGATTCCGCTGGCAAGAACAATGCTCAAACCCAATAAAATAACCTGGTTTGGTATCAGGTTTGATTTTACTTATGGATGGATTCACATTCTGTTGGATTCTGGTCATTGAGTAGCTCCAGCGCATATTTCAAATTTGTCACTAAATTGTCATTGCATTAGCCCCTTATCTTTCGCCATCCAAAAACTTCGAATTGTGAAGATTAAGTGATTTCCACCGGAGAAATGAAGGATGACTACGGAATCTACACACGTTTCACAATCTTGCTTCATAAATTTGATGTCTTTTATTTATATTCAATAAAAGAACAATCTATAACAAATTGAGCTGCGAATTGCAAACATTGTCAAGTCCAAACGTTTAGTATTGTGTGTCACTCAAGCATTTCTCATATCATAAAGAATAAGCTCTGCGCTAGCAATCATCAGTTCCTCGACTGGAGTTCATCTAAAGAACCCAGCGATATGGTTATGGGGAGTCAAATGAGGACCTTTGTCGTATGCCAAGCCGGCTAAGAACACATGTATGTATTAATTCCTTAAAGAAAGCAGCTGCCTCGTCAATTTCGAGGATTTGCTGACATGACATGGTACTTGTCTTTCACTGGTGCGCTCCTCGAAAAATCAGTCCATTTGGCAGTTGGAAGCAGTCAATTAAGGAGATAATTTCATGGCATCCAGTGGAAGACTTTCGAGGAAGCTTCTGGGAAGCTAACAGATCTTCGAGGAAACTTCTATAAATCCACTGTTTCACCAGTCTGCTGGTTATTTGGTGGCCTGGCTAGTCTTGCATCTCCTATTATGGGTCGCTTTGTGTTCATTCTTTCGCTCCTTGTGGTTAGCTAGCAATTAATACATCATCCACTACCATATCATCTGGTAGATACCGCTATGAAACGGAAGCTAACAGAAGTTACTCTGAATTTGTTGCAGCTTGTTGCGGCATCAGTTGGCAATGCAACTTTACCTGCTGAGCTTTACTGGCAGAAAGTTCTGCCCAATACTCTGATGCCAAAGATCATCATGGCACAACTACATCCAGGTCTCTCATCTCACAAACTGTTGCTACTACTGCTATCATAATTATTATTACTATTCATCAACTTCATTAAAGGCATATAAGATCGGGCAGAAAATTTCACCAACTTAAGTAAATAGGTCGCAGAATTTGATAGGTGATACAACTAGAGTTGCACAGCCATAAAGAATTATCACATATCTTAATTATAAGAATTTTCTAGATTTAGGATTGTAGAGAGACATGAGCGCAATTGTACAACAAAAAAATCTAACCTACACACAAAGaaagagggggaaaaaaaaaaaaacataatgagAAATTTGCTGCCTAATATAAATGAGCAGAAGAAATTTACATGTTAGCTATCTATATATATGCCATTTATTTTAGCTACAGAGCGCTGGGAATTTCGACCATTGTAGGGATGAAGCATATATTTGGTACCCAATAACATATGCTAACCTTGATCAAAGAAGCTAAGTGTGTGAAAAACTTGCATGTTTGCCAATACACATAgataaaggaagagaggaagtagTTGGCTCCTTGGTACTTCCTGTGAGAAGTCAATGATTttcttttcaaataaaaatcccCGACAACAGTCATTATATATGATGTCCACATAAAAAACAAGAAAACGCATGCTTTGGAAGTATTTTCTTTATTCAATTCACGTATTTTAGTAAACTAAATGGCTAATCTTGAtctactaaattaaaacacattCAAAATCTttctcaaactatttcaaattatgtttcttctttattttaaaaagatataGTCATAGAAGTTCAAGATTGAAAATGTGGATTTTCATTTTAAAATGTAATTATTGATTTTACATTGGAAATAGCAGAGAACCCATATATAACTTCTGAAAGGACTTTAGTTTTAGCTTTTTATATGCATAtaagtatgtacatatgtatttgACCATCCATGATGCTTGGCTGATTCTTTCCGGTTATTGAACTGCTACTCGTATACATAATTGTGTGCTATTCCCAATTTGACTTCATAGATGCAAAGGGAGGCAACGTGACGATCATCAATCCTTATCGCCCATTATACTACTCCGTTTCCACGGAGCTTCAGTTCCCCAGCGACCCAGCCCTCTTCTTCCTGGAGAAGGACCTGCATCCTGGAGCCGGGATGAATCCCGGCCTAAGCTTCACCAGGACCCTTTCTGGCGCCGCGTTCATTCCCCGCGCCCAAGCTGATGCCATACCCTTCTCCTCCGACAAGTTCCCCGAGATCCTCCACCGCCTGAACGTTCTTCCAAACTCCGAATTAGCCAAGGAAGTAAAGAAGACGCTCGGCGATTGCGAGGAGGCCGCCATCGAGGGAGAGCACAAGTTCTGCGCCACCTCACTGGAATCAATGCTCGACTTCGTCACCTCCAAGCTTGAGACGCGTGACATCCAGGTCTTGGCAACCACGGTGCGCGGCAACAAAGAGACTGCACCGAAGCAAAGGTACACAGCTGCACCCTCGGGTGTGCGAAAGGCTCCGGGCGCCAAGTTGGTCGCGTGCCACCCCGAGGCCTACCCACACAGTGTATATTATTGCCACTTGACCCGGGCTACCAAAGCCTATGTGGTCACACTGGTAGGGGAGGAAGGGACGCTGGTGGAGGCTGTGGCAATATGCCACCATGACACATCCAGCTGGAGGTCCGTGTTCTTCAAGGTGCTGCGCGTGAAACGTGGAACACCCATCTGCCATTTCCTGCCACAAGACCACCTAGTCTGGAGTCCCGTTCACTAGGGTGCGTTGCACGACTGGTTGAAGCCCTCGTCGTCGTATTAATTAGCAGTGTTTGCTCTACTGCATGGGATATTTATCCACTGTCATCAGAGTGAAGCATGCTTGATGAGTGTTATGCTATCCTCATAGTATTAATTCATAAGGAAAATAATTGCGTGGACGTGTAATTGTTGTCGATCATTCGGAACCAAAGTTATGATAAACACACCATCTTTTCTATTCTGAAAAATCAAGTCTTAATGGTCCTCTAATTGAAGTTCATATGcaaggaacaaaaatcatattggGCAGGCAACCCAGCAAGAAATATGGGACGGGCTTCTTATTTTGCCGCGTTTCTTGTGCCTATTTTTAAAGTAGAAGCACAAAAGTTTGGGGTTTTTACTAACGAAGTCATTAATCCCatgactaaaaataaaaaaacaagacattcaatttctttctcatttctataaattttttttgtcaatATATACTATATAGCTAGATAATATATATTAAGCAAACTAATTATTAAGTAAGTCAATATACTCTTTAGATAAATCAATATAAAGTTctcaaaatattaaatttataatatatagtaTATGACCAGATGATATATACTTAGTAAATTAGTCACTCAGCAATCCAATATATATCTTCAAACAAATTGATATAATCTTTGAGACATCATATTGATTAATACATATTATATATTTGGATGATACATACTGATTGACTTCTTGATATATATTGCAAGCTTCTTTGATACACACCCAATAGTGATCCAATATACAtttctattttaaaattatattctaaaaactATATATTAATTTCTTAGAGATGTATATTGAATCATTGCTgagtttatatcaaaaaaaattatagtatttattAAAAAGTCAATAAATATATATCATCTaactatatatatttataaatatgatgTTCTAGAAACTGCATATTATTTTGCTTGGAGCCATGTATTAGATTGCTAGACAAAAAATATACTAAATATGTATCATATTATTGTTTAATGTATAATAGTgaactttatattttaaaaactgTATATTGATTTATTTAGTAATAAATATTGGCTTACTTAATAGTTAGTTTATTTAATATCTATCATTTAATCATATAGTATGTactgataaaattatattttaaaaataaaaaaatattatatatatatattttaaattatataattaacaATTTTATTAATAAGAGAAGTCTCTAGTTTTTGAGTTTCTGCTTTAACGTGGATACAAGAGGAAATGAGGCAAAAATGGAAAGCTCACCTCCTATCCTTCTCTAGTGTTCACCTGATATGTTTTTTTCTTTCCTGCACGTCCTTGTTGTACGTGccccagatcatgcttgcgattgGTGTGCATTGATGTGATAGCACTCTGCATCAGACAAGGGTCGTGCCTTTCGCACAGAAGAAAGATTCACCATCCTTTATGCAGGTCCACCGTTGGACTGCATAAATGCCGCTTCAACACCCATGCGGCTAGATGAACGAAAGAATTCGAAAGATTTTGAGCTTTGTGCAAGACGCAATCTATTGGTCGACATCATGGGAAAAAAAACAATTTTTTCTTTTACACGAGCAATGCAACCCAAACCCCACTGCATCCGGTCTACAGCGAGCCCACGCTGTCGCAGCAAAGTTGCGCCCAACGGTTACACCAGTGACACATGTCTCTCAATAAAGAGAGTCTTACGTACAGACGAGACCAGAGGAGCCTCGTAGTCG contains the following coding sequences:
- the LOC105041508 gene encoding BURP domain-containing protein 3, which codes for MGRFVFILSLLVLVAASVGNATLPAELYWQKVLPNTLMPKIIMAQLHPDAKGGNVTIINPYRPLYYSVSTELQFPSDPALFFLEKDLHPGAGMNPGLSFTRTLSGAAFIPRAQADAIPFSSDKFPEILHRLNVLPNSELAKEVKKTLGDCEEAAIEGEHKFCATSLESMLDFVTSKLETRDIQVLATTVRGNKETAPKQRYTAAPSGVRKAPGAKLVACHPEAYPHSVYYCHLTRATKAYVVTLVGEEGTLVEAVAICHHDTSSWRSVFFKVLRVKRGTPICHFLPQDHLVWSPVH